From the genome of Natrinema marinum:
CCGCCGCGCGGACGGCGTCCTCGTCGATCGTCTCCCCGTCGGCGTTGCGCAGTACTGACTCGAGCAGAATCCGAATGCTCACGGGCAACTTCTCGAGGTCGCAGAGGCCCTGCTCCTCGAGTACCGTGAGGTCTGCCATCTTGTAGGTCTCGCCGTCGTGTTCGAACTCCCGGATCGCCTCCGGGAACGTATCACTTGCCATAAACTGGCTTGGAGACGGGGGCATTTGAATCCCTCGAGAATATCCAGTAGCGCTATCGTACGCCCCGTATTTGAGGGGTGCGGTGTGTCATTATATAATACCAATTCTATGATGGTGTACGATCGAGGAACTGTGCGGTCGGCGTGACCGAGGCGAAAACGCTCCTGCGATGAAGACAGTCCGAACGCTACCGGCGATCGGACACGGCCGTCCCGGCGCCGAGAGGCCGACCGGACAGTTCCCGACGGCTCAGGATCGAACGTATTCGGCGAAGGTAAAGCCCTCACGCTCGTCTCGAGCCGTTTCCGTCCACGTCTCGCGATCCCAATCCGGGAAGAACGTATCGCCCTCAGGTTCGCGGTGCACCTCCGTCACGATCAGCCGATCGACCGCGGGCAACAACTGTTCGTAGACGGTCGCGCCGCCCGCGACGAAGACCCGATCGGCACCGTCGTGGTGCTCGCGCGCGGCCGTCTCCGCCGCCTCGAGAGCGTCCGCGAGTCCGTGGGCAACCACGGCACCCTCCGGCGTCTCGAGGTTCCGGCTCGTCAGCACCACCGTCGTTCGGCCGGGCAGCGGTTCGCCGAGGGTCTCGAGAATGCCCTCGTAGGTCACTCGGCCCATGATGACGGGGTGGTCCATCGTGGTCTCCTTGAAGTGCTCGAGGTCGGCGG
Proteins encoded in this window:
- a CDS encoding dihydrofolate reductase translates to MSADEDRDATAATPPELETDRELVAIVAVADNGVIGKDGDMPWHIPADLEHFKETTMDHPVIMGRVTYEGILETLGEPLPGRTTVVLTSRNLETPEGAVVAHGLADALEAAETAAREHHDGADRVFVAGGATVYEQLLPAVDRLIVTEVHREPEGDTFFPDWDRETWTETARDEREGFTFAEYVRS